One region of Chryseobacterium sp. C-71 genomic DNA includes:
- a CDS encoding CinA family protein, with translation MEFQKKILEYISEYMMTTGETVAVAESVTSGMLQLAFSQMPNASMFYKGGMTVFTLAEKVRLLNVDKREAENSDCVSENIADTMALNVAKLFESDWSIATTGYCTPVRHSTYSVYAHYTIAYKGEIIVSKKLELHPKTQALNAQLYYAEFILGCFKSELNNLLILNN, from the coding sequence ATGGAATTTCAAAAAAAAATATTAGAATACATCAGTGAATATATGATGACAACAGGCGAAACAGTTGCCGTTGCCGAAAGTGTAACTTCCGGAATGCTTCAATTGGCTTTTTCACAAATGCCCAATGCATCAATGTTTTATAAAGGTGGAATGACCGTATTTACTTTAGCGGAAAAAGTGAGACTTTTAAATGTAGACAAGCGGGAGGCTGAAAATAGCGATTGCGTATCAGAAAATATAGCAGACACGATGGCGCTGAATGTTGCGAAATTATTCGAAAGCGATTGGTCAATTGCAACAACAGGGTATTGTACTCCTGTAAGACATTCTACGTACAGTGTTTACGCACATTATACAATTGCTTACAAAGGTGAAATTATTGTATCAAAAAAACTAGAGCTTCATCCAAAGACTCAGGCATTGAATGCGCAATTGTACTATGCGGAATTTATTTTAGGGTGCTTCAAAAGTGAACTGAATAATCTGCTTATTTTAAATAATTAA
- a CDS encoding IS3 family transposase, with amino-acid sequence MSGLDRQVYYRSLKRSTVRMSKAQQVVALVEEKRILQPKIGGKKLYFMLKEPLGALNIGRDKFFGILRANHLLIVPKRSYHVTTNSHHRFRKHRNMILDYQITKPNEVWVADITYIGNRKNPSYLSLITDAYSKKIVGHHVANNLNTESSLIALKKALKNKKVNLESLIHHSDRGLQYCSNEYQRLLGKHNINCSMTQNSDPYENAVAERINGILKQEFDIDKYDMETKLRRRVVNESIQIYNEVRPHFSNHYLTPNQMHEQSVLKMKTYKTKNQSKNVFALV; translated from the coding sequence TTGTCCGGATTGGATAGACAAGTCTATTATAGAAGTTTGAAACGCAGCACAGTGCGAATGAGCAAAGCTCAACAAGTGGTCGCATTGGTGGAAGAAAAACGTATACTACAACCAAAGATTGGCGGTAAAAAGCTGTATTTTATGTTGAAAGAACCTTTAGGAGCTCTGAATATTGGCAGAGATAAGTTCTTTGGTATTTTACGGGCCAATCATTTACTGATTGTTCCAAAAAGAAGTTATCACGTCACGACCAACTCCCACCACCGCTTTAGAAAGCACAGAAATATGATATTGGACTATCAAATCACTAAACCCAATGAAGTTTGGGTGGCAGATATTACTTACATCGGAAACAGAAAGAATCCGAGTTATTTAAGTTTAATAACAGATGCATATTCCAAGAAAATTGTTGGGCATCACGTTGCGAATAATTTAAATACAGAAAGCAGTTTAATTGCATTGAAGAAAGCTTTAAAAAATAAAAAAGTGAATTTAGAATCGTTAATCCATCATTCTGACCGTGGTCTGCAGTATTGCTCTAATGAATACCAAAGATTATTGGGAAAGCACAACATCAATTGTAGTATGACGCAAAACTCAGACCCCTACGAAAATGCAGTGGCAGAAAGGATTAATGGAATTTTAAAACAAGAATTTGATATTGATAAATACGATATGGAAACAAAATTAAGAAGAAGGGTTGTAAATGAGTCAATTCAAATATACAATGAAGTAAGACCTCATTTTTCAAATCATTATTTAACCCCAAACCAAATGCACGAACAGTCCGTATTGAAAATGAAAACCTATAAAACAAAAAACCAAAGCAAAAACGTTTTTGCTTTGGTTTAA
- a CDS encoding ferritin-like domain-containing protein has translation MATKTATVKKTTAPKKTVAPKKPTASKSTASKSSKTPAKKDASADLREFFEDALKDIYWAEKALTKALPKMEKNATHPDLKNAISSHLAETKVHVMRLEECFKSLGLKPEAKKCDAMQGLLDEGNGIMEETKAGAIRDVGIIAASQKVEHYEIATYGSLAAYAKVLKEKKCLSNFLATLKEEKNCDKLLSTIADTALNSKAK, from the coding sequence ATGGCAACTAAAACAGCAACAGTTAAAAAAACTACAGCTCCAAAAAAAACTGTAGCACCAAAAAAACCGACTGCTTCAAAAAGCACAGCATCAAAATCTTCTAAAACACCAGCTAAAAAAGATGCTTCTGCAGATCTCAGAGAATTCTTTGAAGACGCATTGAAAGACATCTATTGGGCAGAAAAAGCCTTGACAAAAGCACTTCCGAAAATGGAGAAAAATGCTACACATCCGGATTTGAAAAATGCAATTTCTTCACATTTAGCCGAAACTAAAGTTCATGTAATGAGATTAGAAGAATGTTTCAAGTCTTTAGGATTGAAGCCTGAAGCCAAAAAATGTGATGCCATGCAAGGATTATTAGATGAAGGAAATGGCATCATGGAAGAAACAAAAGCTGGCGCCATTCGTGATGTAGGAATCATTGCTGCTTCTCAAAAAGTAGAACATTATGAGATTGCAACTTACGGAAGTCTTGCAGCTTATGCGAAAGTTTTAAAAGAGAAAAAATGCCTAAGCAACTTTTTAGCAACTTTAAAAGAAGAAAAAAATTGCGATAAATTGTTGTCAACGATTGCAGACACAGCGCTGAACAGCAAGGCAAAATAG
- a CDS encoding SemiSWEET transporter, translating into MDVNILGIVAGFLTSIAMIPQLIKVIKEKNVEDLSWVMILVLICGLSLWVWYGFIQNELPIILSNAFAVLVNLTLFICYLSFRKKS; encoded by the coding sequence ATGGATGTAAATATTTTAGGGATAGTAGCGGGGTTTCTCACTTCAATAGCAATGATTCCTCAGTTGATTAAAGTTATCAAAGAAAAAAACGTTGAAGATTTATCTTGGGTTATGATTTTGGTCTTAATCTGTGGGCTCTCTCTTTGGGTTTGGTACGGATTTATTCAGAATGAATTACCTATTATTCTATCAAATGCCTTTGCTGTATTGGTGAATTTAACTTTATTTATTTGCTATTTGTCATTTAGAAAAAAATCTTAA
- a CDS encoding acyl-CoA dehydrogenase family protein produces MTESSNKLSGENYPEFLDHFKTSLHDLFQRENIDQLSLSRGLPPSVWKEIMNLKPLSVAVPTEFGGRGLKVKECLGILSAASYESLPLSLTFGINIALFLEPLAKYGNESIKGNIFKHFLDYGAMGGLMITEPDFGSDALNMKTQNELKGDSYEVKGTKHWQGLTGLANYWLITSRSANAEGNLSRDVDFFIADTHQPEQNIEVLEYYDNPGLYMIPYGLNKVDIKVPQANKLIPESTGLKMMLDILHRSRFQFPGMGMGFLKRMLDEALSHTRTRIVGNSNLYALDQVQYQLTRLESFFTLCSAMCAKSSKISGIDHNLSSEGVHANSMKALVTDMMQEAAQILVQLSGGKGYRMSHIGGRGIMDSRPFQIFEGSNEMLYTQISEGILKDMKKKKLENVGEYLQQNVLSENAAKLYTQNLDFTINTAISQRKMIDLGKVVARIITVNDLLELSNAGFNQKLVDNSVEMTRQEIVTLLASMNHHQDLKPLDDYSENSNWMSLV; encoded by the coding sequence ATGACTGAATCTTCAAACAAGTTATCTGGGGAAAATTACCCTGAATTTCTTGATCATTTTAAAACTTCACTCCATGATCTTTTTCAGAGAGAAAACATCGACCAGCTAAGTCTTTCAAGAGGTCTTCCGCCAAGTGTATGGAAAGAAATCATGAATCTAAAACCGCTTTCTGTTGCTGTACCCACTGAATTTGGAGGTCGCGGACTGAAAGTGAAAGAATGTTTGGGGATTTTATCTGCCGCTTCTTACGAATCTCTACCATTATCATTAACTTTTGGGATCAACATCGCTCTTTTTCTTGAGCCATTAGCTAAATACGGAAATGAATCGATTAAAGGAAATATTTTTAAGCATTTCTTAGATTATGGTGCAATGGGTGGTTTGATGATCACAGAGCCGGACTTTGGAAGTGATGCCTTAAATATGAAGACTCAAAATGAGTTGAAAGGTGATTCTTATGAAGTAAAAGGTACAAAACACTGGCAAGGTCTTACAGGTTTAGCTAATTACTGGCTGATTACCTCAAGAAGTGCCAATGCAGAAGGAAATCTATCCAGAGATGTTGATTTCTTCATCGCAGACACTCATCAACCTGAACAAAATATTGAGGTTTTGGAATATTATGATAATCCAGGACTTTACATGATTCCTTACGGTCTTAATAAAGTTGATATCAAAGTTCCTCAAGCCAACAAATTAATTCCTGAATCTACAGGTCTTAAAATGATGCTTGATATTCTTCACAGAAGCAGATTTCAGTTCCCGGGAATGGGAATGGGCTTCCTGAAAAGAATGCTTGATGAAGCTTTAAGTCATACAAGAACCAGAATTGTAGGAAATTCAAATCTTTATGCATTAGATCAGGTGCAATATCAGCTGACAAGATTAGAGTCGTTTTTCACGTTGTGTTCTGCAATGTGCGCAAAAAGTTCTAAAATTAGCGGAATTGATCACAACCTTTCATCAGAAGGTGTTCATGCGAATTCTATGAAAGCTTTGGTTACCGATATGATGCAGGAAGCAGCACAGATTTTGGTACAGCTTTCAGGTGGAAAAGGGTACAGAATGAGCCACATCGGTGGAAGAGGAATTATGGACAGTCGTCCGTTCCAGATTTTTGAAGGTTCTAATGAAATGTTGTACACCCAGATTTCAGAAGGAATTTTAAAAGATATGAAGAAAAAGAAACTGGAAAATGTAGGTGAATATCTTCAGCAAAATGTGTTGAGCGAAAATGCTGCTAAATTATACACTCAAAATCTAGATTTTACTATCAATACAGCAATTTCTCAGAGAAAAATGATTGATCTTGGTAAAGTAGTGGCAAGAATCATCACTGTGAATGACCTTTTGGAATTAAGCAACGCAGGATTTAACCAAAAATTGGTTGATAATTCTGTTGAAATGACAAGACAGGAAATCGTTACTCTTCTTGCATCAATGAATCATCATCAGGATTTAAAGCCGTTGGATGATTACTCAGAAAACAGCAATTGGATGTCTTTAGTTTAA
- a CDS encoding beta-1,6-N-acetylglucosaminyltransferase has protein sequence MRTTFHQPLPQPKTLVRVPSSSVRIAYFIMVHDESEQFIRMFRKIYTRDQFYLIHVDRKANEEVTERIQGFLIQYPNAYILESMNITSGGFNMVQIELNAMEFLLNVSNEWEYFINLSGEDYPLKSQTIIRKFLTAQNGKNYLFYYDQKFYRPDTLKRIQNHFTELAFRISSFIYKREFMKDVIPFIGGKWMILTRDTCSFLCNSERVMAFEDYYLHTLLPAESFFQTVLMNTPFHSVIVNDDKRAIIDINALNITDAASVFENYLKSNNHLFIRKLNYNNHQDLLKYIDENFHSELPDINDVDKELRNNLGQNN, from the coding sequence ATGCGCACAACTTTTCACCAACCTCTTCCGCAGCCAAAAACTTTGGTTCGGGTTCCATCTTCATCGGTGCGGATTGCCTATTTTATTATGGTTCATGATGAGTCTGAACAATTCATCAGAATGTTTAGAAAAATCTATACAAGAGATCAATTTTACCTCATCCATGTCGACAGAAAAGCCAATGAGGAAGTAACAGAAAGGATTCAGGGATTTCTAATTCAATACCCAAACGCTTATATCCTTGAAAGCATGAATATTACTTCGGGCGGTTTTAATATGGTACAAATTGAGCTCAATGCCATGGAATTTCTGTTAAACGTCAGCAATGAATGGGAATATTTCATCAATCTGAGTGGTGAAGATTACCCTTTAAAATCTCAGACAATCATCCGGAAATTTCTGACTGCGCAAAATGGTAAAAATTATCTCTTTTATTATGATCAAAAATTTTACAGACCCGATACATTAAAACGTATTCAAAATCATTTCACAGAATTGGCATTTCGAATCTCATCTTTTATTTACAAAAGGGAATTTATGAAAGACGTTATCCCGTTTATCGGTGGAAAATGGATGATTCTCACGAGAGATACCTGTTCTTTTTTATGTAATAGCGAAAGAGTAATGGCTTTTGAAGATTATTATCTGCACACGTTACTTCCTGCAGAATCTTTCTTTCAAACTGTGCTGATGAATACACCTTTTCATTCTGTGATTGTGAATGATGACAAACGGGCGATCATAGATATTAATGCATTAAACATCACTGATGCTGCTTCAGTTTTTGAAAATTATTTAAAATCAAATAATCATCTTTTTATAAGAAAACTAAATTATAATAATCATCAGGATTTGCTGAAATATATCGATGAAAATTTCCATTCTGAATTGCCGGATATCAATGATGTAGATAAAGAACTTAGAAACAATTTAGGTCAAAATAATTAA
- a CDS encoding AraC family transcriptional regulator, translating into MRIYIKYMVSLRCKMMVQKEIEQLGLKNAVVNLGTVDIPAGITNEQLEVFRIKLAHLGLELLDDKKSILIEKIKNTITEMVHNAHEQPKENYSEYLSEKLGYDYTYLSNVFSEVNGYTIQHFIIINKIEKVKELLLYNELNLTEIAYKLNYSSVSHLSYQFKKITGLSPSFYKSLKQKRLKNLEDL; encoded by the coding sequence ATGAGGATTTACATAAAATATATGGTCAGTCTGCGATGTAAAATGATGGTGCAGAAAGAAATCGAGCAGCTGGGCTTAAAGAATGCTGTTGTCAACCTTGGTACAGTTGATATTCCCGCTGGAATTACAAATGAGCAGCTGGAAGTTTTCAGAATAAAATTAGCGCATCTCGGACTTGAACTTTTAGACGACAAAAAAAGTATTTTAATTGAAAAAATTAAAAATACAATTACAGAAATGGTTCATAATGCCCATGAACAGCCAAAAGAAAATTACTCAGAATATTTAAGTGAAAAACTGGGTTACGATTACACTTATCTGTCAAATGTGTTTTCTGAAGTGAATGGTTATACGATACAACATTTTATCATCATCAATAAGATTGAAAAGGTAAAAGAATTGCTGTTATATAACGAACTAAACCTTACCGAAATTGCCTATAAACTCAATTACAGCAGTGTTTCGCATCTTTCTTATCAATTTAAAAAGATTACCGGTCTGTCGCCATCTTTCTACAAAAGTTTAAAGCAAAAAAGACTAAAAAATCTTGAAGATTTATAG
- a CDS encoding DEAD/DEAH box helicase → MSFKNLNLINPIVRAATEAGCPKPTELQTRIIPQILNGKDVLCIIPRGTERMTSFTMPVLQALKKNNPDHNDTRVLVLTPTKETVLEIEKNFEIYTKYLPLSQLSVYEGISNGTQLSSLRRRLDVLIATPEKLMELDDQRHISLSKIEVLIIDDIEILLKDKSNELKKLISKLPIKRQNILFSSIISAEVTTFADKIIDGGVQIKRTTVYSAVS, encoded by the coding sequence ATGAGTTTTAAGAATTTAAACTTAATCAATCCCATCGTTCGTGCCGCTACAGAAGCAGGATGTCCGAAGCCTACAGAATTGCAGACTAGAATTATTCCGCAAATCTTAAATGGTAAAGATGTTTTATGCATAATTCCCCGCGGAACAGAAAGGATGACTTCTTTTACAATGCCGGTTCTACAGGCACTGAAAAAGAACAATCCGGATCATAATGACACGAGGGTTTTGGTTCTGACGCCTACTAAAGAAACGGTGTTAGAGATTGAGAAAAATTTTGAAATTTATACCAAATATTTGCCTTTATCACAGCTTTCTGTGTATGAAGGGATTTCAAACGGAACACAGTTATCTTCCTTGAGAAGAAGATTAGATGTATTGATTGCGACTCCTGAAAAATTAATGGAACTTGATGATCAGAGGCACATCAGCCTTTCGAAGATAGAAGTTCTGATTATAGATGATATCGAAATTTTATTGAAGGACAAGAGCAATGAGCTTAAAAAACTGATCAGTAAACTTCCGATAAAAAGACAAAATATTCTTTTTTCATCGATTATCTCGGCAGAAGTCACTACCTTCGCAGACAAGATTATAGATGGAGGAGTACAGATTAAGAGAACAACCGTCTATTCAGCTGTTTCTTGA
- a CDS encoding cold-shock protein — translation MQQGTVKFFNETKGFGFISPAEGGQDIFVHSSGLNTKMIRENDKVVFDVEKSEKGLNAVNVRLA, via the coding sequence ATGCAACAAGGCACAGTAAAATTTTTTAACGAAACAAAAGGTTTCGGATTTATTTCTCCAGCAGAAGGAGGACAAGACATTTTTGTACATTCTTCAGGATTGAACACTAAAATGATTCGTGAGAATGATAAAGTAGTTTTCGACGTAGAAAAAAGCGAAAAAGGATTAAATGCAGTTAACGTAAGACTTGCATAA
- a CDS encoding nuclear transport factor 2 family protein, giving the protein MNNKEILQKANSLITEGDYEGFLSFCTEDTKWTFVGDQILNGKNKVREYMRKAYSEPPKFMVDHLIAENDFVTAVGKISMKNGDGKTVEYSYCDVWRFKNNKMDELTAFVIEN; this is encoded by the coding sequence ATGAATAATAAAGAAATACTGCAAAAAGCCAATTCGTTGATTACAGAAGGCGATTACGAAGGATTTTTATCATTCTGCACAGAAGATACAAAATGGACTTTCGTAGGTGATCAGATTCTTAACGGTAAAAATAAAGTTCGTGAATATATGAGAAAAGCTTACTCAGAACCTCCAAAATTCATGGTTGACCATCTCATTGCTGAGAACGATTTTGTAACTGCTGTCGGAAAAATAAGCATGAAAAACGGGGACGGAAAAACAGTAGAATATTCTTACTGCGACGTCTGGAGATTTAAAAACAATAAAATGGATGAGCTGACTGCTTTCGTTATTGAAAATTAA